Proteins from a single region of Parambassis ranga chromosome 18, fParRan2.1, whole genome shotgun sequence:
- the chd3 gene encoding chromodomain-helicase-DNA-binding protein 3 isoform X2 gives MSSPLRSCEEDEGMVVNSEGGDFDEEDGDDGDLDENASDINSPAAPRETATAAAPEEPKLSDREVPVRKKGRPKKKKDTKKKDKEGKPVKAKKRKKIDSDVERESDRDRDYGENSDSVASDYGSGEKKKKKKHKERKEKKTKRKKKEEVDRDSSQEETTKQPIEQKTSAQLAKEWGLEDVDHTFTEEDYRELTNYKAFSQFMRPMIAKKNPKIPMSKMMTILGAKWREFSSNNPFKGNAAAVAAAAAAAAIAVAEQVSAATVSPEPPPQPPPIRKAKTKEGKGPGYKKRSKSPRVPDKKKAMAKAKKMAPIRIKLSPIGAKRKKSCSSEDMDEDESEQEDSSVHSSSVRSDSSGRVKKNKRGRPAKKKKKLSVPGEEEGDGYETDHQDYCEVCQQGGEIILCDTCPRAYHLVCLEPELDKAPEGKWSCPHCEKEGIQWEAKDEDFEDFEEDSEDRVISDVGVGVPTGAEEEDDDHMEFCRVCKDGGELLCCDTCTSSYHIHCLNPPLPEIPNGEWLCPRCTCPPIKGRVQKILHWRWGKPPPPIPVPPAPDAPPDAPLPPPMKGRAEREFFVKLTGQSFWHCTWITELQLEIFHSVMYRNYQRKTDMDEPPSLDYGSGGEDENGVGKSEKRRAKDPQYAILEDKYYKYGIKPEWMMIHRIINHSVDKKGTYHYLVKWRDLTYDQCTWERDDLDIPDFAIYKANYWRHRDNIMKEDPDKPKKIRSKNSEGEDESPASPVTDPTIKYEEQPDFVTSTGGTLHLYQLEGLNWLRFSWAQGTDTILADEMGLGKTIQTIVFLYSLFKEGHTKGPFLVSAPLSTIINWEREFEMWAPDFYVVTYTGDKDSRAIIRENEFSFDDTAVKGGKKAFKLRREAPIKFHVLLTSYELVTIDQTALKSIDWACLVVDEAHRLKNNQSKFFRRLNDYKIDHKLLLTGTPLQNNLEELFHLLNFLTPNRFNNLEGFLEEFADISKEDQIKKLHDLLGPHMLRRLKADVFKNMPAKTELIVRVELSPMQKKYYKLILTKNFEALNSKGGGNQVSLLNIMMDLKKCCNHPYLFPVASMEAQKTPSGAYEGSALTKASGKLMLLQKMLRKLKEQGHRVLVFSQMTKMLDLLEDFLDYEGYKYERIDGGITGALRQEAIDRFNAPGACQFCFLLSTRAGGLGINLATADTVIIFDSDWNPHNDIQAFSRAHRIGQANKVMIYRFVTRASVEERITQVAKRKMMLTHLVVRPGLGSKAGSMTKQELDDILKFGTEELFKDEGEGMKNSSRDKVEDEGSVIHYDSTAIERLLDRSQDNTDDSDVQNMNEYLSSFKVAQYMVREEDKIEEIEREIIKQEENVDPDYWEKLLRHHYEQQQEDLASKLGKGKRNRKPVNYNDAAQEDQEWHADVSDNQSEYSVGSEEEDEDFDDRPEGRRQSRRQLRNDKDKPLPPLLARVGGNLEVLGFNTRQRKAFLNAVMRWGMPSQDAFSSQWLVRDLRGKTEKEFKAYVSLFMRHLCEPVADGAETFADGVPREGLCRQPVLTRIGVMSLVKKKIQEFEHINGRWSLPELKPEVGLDKSSSRASSPAVKTATPTPDASYNNTPCTSKPATPAPVERLEKNGREAEKEEDKEEVEAPKEKDERKEVDGNKARDAEEETSQNASPGQKTDSKEESDLKDDEKKGTADASTEEKKRTPEGKEETKQASKQDTEVKEEKSGGEKTGEEKEKEKREETITEATDAKNKMEAADMKKEVKGEKDAGKEVKAAKEEVPKGNGKPPAERPRFMFNIADGGFTELHTLWQNEERAAISSGKMNEIWHRRHDFWLLAGIVVHGYARWQDIQNDPQFAIVNEPFKSQANKGNFLEMKNKFLARRFKLLEQALVIEEQLRRAAYLNMTQDPSHPAMALNARFAEVECLAESHQHLSKESLAGNKPANAVLHKVLNQLEELLSDMKADVTRLPATLSRVPPIAARLQMSERSILSRLASKGTETHTPPPIPPGPYATPQNYGAPFTPAPPSALHMGGANYSQMPPGSFISEAAAAAGATGGAAGGAAGGPTAAGVCQKTKEHDVVQRQRVVDLWKDGKSEGAIGQELRMPKSTVHSIIVKYRLSNTVENLPRNGRPKKP, from the exons atgtcctctcctctccggtCCTGTGAGGAAGACGAGGGCATGGTGGTTAATTCCGAGGGAGGAGATTTTGATGAAGAAGACGGAGACGACGGAGACCTAGACGAGAACGCAAGCGACATAAACTCGCCGGCGGCGCCTCGGGAAACTGCAACAGCAGCCGCGCCAG AAGAGCCAAAGCTCTCTGACAGAGAGGTCCCGGTCAGGAAGAAAGGCCggccgaagaagaagaaggacacaaagaagaaagacaaagagggGAAGCCCGTCAAAGCAAAAAAGCGCAAGAAGATC GACAGTGATGTAGAGAGAGAGTCGGACCGAGACAGAGACTACGGCGAGAACTCGGACAGCGTCGCCAGCGACTATGGCTCcggtgaaaaaaagaaaaagaagaaacacaaagaaaggaaggagaagaaaaccaagaggaagaaaaaagaggaggTGGACCGAGACAGCAGTCAGGAGGAAACAACAAAG CAACCGATAGAGCAGAAGACCTCGGCCCAGCTGGCAAAGGAGTGGGGTCTGGAGGATGTTGATCATACCTTCACAGAGGAGGACTACAGGGAGCTCACCAACTACAAAGCCTTCAGCCAGTTCATGAG GCCGATGATAGCCAAGAAGAACCCGAAGATCCCCATGTCAAAGATGATGACCATTCTGGGGGCCAAGTGGAGGGAGTTCAGTTCCAACAACCCCTTCAAAGGCAACGCCGCTGCTGTCGcggcggcggctgctgctgccgccatCGCTGTTGCCGAGCAGGTCTCTGCAGCGACCGTCTCGCCTGAGCCGCCGCCTCAGCCACCACCGATTAGAAAAGCCAAGACGAAAGAGGGCAAAG GTCCAGGCTATAAGAAGCGCAGTAAAAGCCCCCGAGTCCCAGACAAGAAGAAAGCTATGGCCAAGGCTAAAAAGATGGCACCCATTCGCATTAAACTATCACCCATAGGTgccaagaggaagaagagctgcTCG AGCGAGGATATGGACGAGGATGAGTCTGAGCAGGAGGACTCCAGCGTTCACAGCTCCTCGGTTCGCTCTGACAGCTCCGGCCGAGTGAAGAAGAACAAGCGGGGACGGCctgccaagaagaagaagaaac TTTCAGTCCcaggtgaggaggaaggagatggCTATGAGACCGATCATCAGGACTACTGCGAGGTGTGCCAGCAGGGCGGAGAGATCATCCTGTGCGACACCTGTCCTCGAGCGTACCACCTCGTCTGCCTCGAGCCTGAGCTGGACAAGGCCCCCGAGGGCAAATGGAGCTGCCCCCACTGT gaaAAAGAAGGAATCCAGTGGGAAGCAAAGGACGAGGACTTTGAGGATTTTGAAGAGGACAGCGAGGACAGGGTGATATCAGATGTCGGGGTCGGGGTCCCCACtggggcggaggaggaggatgacgacCACATGGAGTTCTGTCGGGTGTGTAAAGACGGAGGTGAACTGCTGTGCTGTGACACCTGCACGTCCTCCTACCACATCCACTGTCTCAACCCGCCGCTGCCAGAGATCCCCAACGGAGAGTGGCTGTGTCCACGATGCACG TGTCCGCCAATCAAAGGACGAGTGCAGAAGATCCTCCACTGGCGATGGGGTAAGCCACCACCTCCCATTCCTGTTCCACCTGCTCCTGATGCTCCACCCGATGCCCCACTGCCTCCGCCTATGAAGGGCAGAGCCGAGCGGGAGTTCTTTGTCAAGCTGACCGGGCAGTCCTTCTGGCACTGTACCTGgatcactgagctgcag CTGGAGATCTTCCACTCTGTGATGTATAGGAACTaccagaggaagacagacatGGACGAGCCTCCTAGCCTGGATTACGGGtcaggaggagaggatgagaaCGGAGTAGGGAAGAGCGAGAAGAGGAGGGCCAAAGACCCGCAGTACGCTATCCTAGAAGACAAGTACTACAAATATGGCATCAAGCCCGAGTGGATGATGATTCACCGCATCATCAACCACAG TGTGGATAAGAAGGGGACGTACCACTACCTGGTCAAGTGGAGAGACCTGACATATGACCAGTGTACCTGGGAGAGAGATGACCTGGACATCCCTGACTTTGCAATTTACAAGGCCAACTACTGGAGACACAG GGACAACATAATGAAGGAGGACCCAGATAAACCCAAGAAGATAAGGAGCAAGAACTCGGAGGGTGAAGATGAGTCTCCTGCGTCCCCGGTCACTGAT CCGACGATAAAATACGAGGAGCAACCAGACTTTGTGACTTCAACCGGCGGGACGCTGCATCTCTACCAGCTGGAGGGTCTGAACTGGCTCCGGTTTTCCTGGGCTCAGGGCACCGACACCATCCTGGCCGATGAGATGGGCTTGGGCAAAACCATCCAGACCATCGTCTTCCTTTACTCGCTTTTCAAAGAG GGTCACACTAAAGGTCCATTCCTGGTCAGCGCTCCGCTTTCCACCATCATCAACTGGGAGAGGGAGTTTGAGATGTGGGCGCCTGACTTCTACGTGGTGACGTACACGGGAGACAAAGACAGCCGAGCCATCATCAGAGAGAACGAGTTCTCTTTTGACGACACGGCTGTCAAAGGAGGGAAGAAGGCCTTCAAACTGAGG CGAGAGGCTCCAATCAAATTCCACGTGCTGCTGACATCATATGAGTTGGTGACCATCGACCAGACGGCGCTTAAGTCCATCGACTGGGCCTGTCTGGTGGTGGACGAGGCTCACCGCCTTAAAAACAACCAGTCAAAG TTTTTCAGGCGTCTGAACGACTACAAGATCGAccacaagctgctgctgacaggaacGCCACTGCAGAACAACCTGGAGGAGCTGTTTCACCTGCTCAACTTCCTCACACCCAACCGCTTCAA TAACCTTGAGGGCTTCCTGGAAGAGTTCGCCGACATTTCCAAAGAGGACCAGATCAAGAAGCTCCATGACCTGCTGGGGCCTCACATGCTGCGGAGGCTGAAGGCCGACGTCTTCAAGAACATGCCCGCCAAGACGGAGCTGATTGTCAGAGTGGAGCTGAGCCCTATGCAGAA AAAATACTACAAGCTGATTCTGACCAAGAACTTCGAGGCTCTGAACTCCAAAGGTGGAGGAAACCAGGTCTCACTGCTCAACATCATGATGGACCTAAAGAAGTGCTGCAACCACCCCTACCTCTTCCCTGTCGCCTCCATG gaagCCCAGAAAACACCAAGCGGTGCGTACGAGGGGTCGGCCCTCACTAAGGCTTCTGGGAAACTGATGTTGTTGCAGAAGATGTTGAGGAAACTCAAAGAGCAGGGGCATCGAGTGCTGGTCTtctcacag ATGACTAAAATGTTGGACTTACTAGAAGATTTTCTGGACTATGAAGGTTACAAATACGAGAGGATCGATGGAGGCATTACAGGAGCGCTGAGACAAGAGGCCATCGACCGCTTCAACG CTCCTGGAGCTTGTCAGTTTTGCTTCTTGCTTTCCACCAGAGCGGGAGGTTTAGGTATTAACCTGGCCACAGCGGACACCGTCATCATCTTCGACTCTGACTGGAACCCTCACAATGACATTCAg gCATTCAGCCGAGCTCACCGCATCGGTCAGGCTAACAAGGTGATGATCTATCGTTTTGTGACGCGAGCCAGCGTGGAGGAGCGCATCACCCAGGTCGCCaagaggaagatgatgctgacccACTTGGTGGTGCGGCCCGGTTTGGGCTCCAAGGCCGGTTCTATGACCAAGCAGGAGCTGGATGACATCCTGAAGTTTGGGACGGAGGAGCTCTTTAAGGATGAAGGAGAAG GAATGAAGAACAGTTCAAGGGACAAAGTTGAGGACGAGGGCAGCGTCATCCACTATGACAGCACCGCCATCGAAAGGCTGCTGGACCGAAGCCAAGACAACACTGACGACTCAGACGTCCAGAACATGAACGAGTACCTGAGCTCCTTTAAGGTGGCCCAGTACATGGTCCGAGAGGAGGATAAG ATCGAGGAGATCGAGCGTGAGATCAtcaaacaggaagagaacgTGGATCCAGATTATTGGGAGAAACTGCTGCGGCATCActatgagcagcagcaggaggatcTGGCGAGCAAGCTGGGTAAAGGAAAAAGAAACCGCAAGCCCGTCAACTACAACGATGCCGCACAGGAGGACCAAG agtGGCATGCTGATGTGTCAGATAACCAGTCTGAGTATTCGGTGGGctcagaagaggaggatgaggacttTGATGATCGGCCAGaag GTCGAAGGCAGTCACGCCGCCAGTTGCGGAACGACAAGGATAaacctctgcctcctcttctggCCCGAGTGGGAGGCAACCTGGAG GTTCTGGGCTTCAACACACGCCAGCGCAAGGCTTTCCTGAACGCAGTGATGCGCTGGGGGATGCCGTCTCAGGACGCCTTCTCCTCTCAGTGGCTTGTTAGAGACCTCAGGGGCAAAACCGAGAAGGAGTTCAA AGCGTACGTGTCTCTGTTCATGCGACACTTGTGCGAGCCGGTTGCTGACGGGGCCGAGACGTTCGCCGATGGCGTCCCAAGGGAGGGTCTGTGTCGCCAGCCGGTCCTCACCCGTATCGGCGTTATGTCACTTGTCAAGAAGAAG atccAGGAGTTTGAGCACATCAACGGGCGGTGGAGTCTTCCAGAGCTCAAACCTGAGGTCGGCTTAGACAAATCCTCCTCCAGGGCCTCCTCCCCTGCCGTGAAGACCGCCACACCCACCCCGGATGCCAGCTACAACAACACTCCCTGCACCTCTAAGCCAG CGACACCGGCTCCAGTAGAGAGGCTGGAGAAGAATGGAAGGGaggcagaaaaagaggaggacaaggaggaggtggaggcccCAAAAGAGAAGGATGAAAGGAAAGAGGTGGATGGCAACAAGGCCAGAGACGCTGAGGAG GAAACGTCACAAAATGCATCTCCTGGTCAAAAAACCGACAGCAAAGAGGAGAGCGACCTGAAAGACGACGAGAAGAAAGGAACGGCCGACGCTTCGacggaggagaaaaaaagaacgCCGGAGGGCAAAGAGGAGACGAAACAGGCGTCTAAACAAGACACTGAAGTCAAAGAGGAGAAGTCgg gaggagagaaaactggggaggagaaggagaaagaaaagcgGGAGGAAACGATAACGGAAGCGACAGATGCCAAGAACAAGATGGAGGCGGCTGATATGAAGAAAG aggtcaaaggtgaaaAGGATGCTGGGAAAGAAGTCAAAGCAGCAAAGGAAGAGGTGCCGAAGGGTAACGGGAAGCCTCCGGCCGAGCGACCTCGCTTCATGTTCAACATCGCAGACGGTGGATTCACTG agctgcacactCTCTGGCAGAACGAGGAGCGGGCTGCCATCTCCTCGGGGAAGATGAACGAGATCTGGCACCGCCGACACGACTTCTGGCTGCTGGCGGGAATCGTGGT TCACGGCTACGCTCGGTGGCAGGACATCCAGAACGATCCACAGTTCGCCATCGTCAACGAGCCGTTCAAGTCGCAGGCGAATAAAGGCAACTTCCTGGAAATGAAGAACAAGTTCCTGGCTCGACGCTTCAAG CTGTTGGAGCAGGCGCTGGTAATAGAGGAGCAGTTGCGGCGGGCGGCTTACCTGAACATGACCCAGGACCCGAGCCACCCGGCCATGGCGCTCAACGCTCGCTTCGCAGAGGTGGAGTGCCTGGCCGAGTCACACCAGCACCTCAGCAAGGAGTCACTGGCAGGCAACAAGCCGGCCAACGCTGTGCTGCACAAAG tgttgaaccagctggaggagctgctgagcGACATGAAGGCCGACGTAACTCGGCTACCGGCCACTCTGTCCAGAGTCCCGCCCATCGCCGCTCGCCTGCAAATGTCCGAGAGGAGCATCCTCAGCCGACTGGCCAGCAAGGGCACCGAGACGCACACACCCCCG